In the Devosia sp. SL43 genome, one interval contains:
- the glgA gene encoding glycogen synthase GlgA, which produces MEVLSVASEVYPLIKTGGLADVAGALPGALASHGVTMRTLVPGYPSVMSKLSGGRVVQELDDLFGVPAKLIAGRVEGLDVIVIEAAALYDRPGNPYVSPDGWDWPDNWKRFAALGWVAAELGMGMVEGYRPHVIHCHDWQAGLAPAYVKYGPVDSVKTVMTIHNIAFKGFFGPEIFGQLRLPPHAFGVGGVEFYGGISYLKSGMECADYVTTVSPNYADEIRTPEFGMGLEGLLNGRADTVVGILNGIDTDAWNPATDTALVQTYSANTIQARQVNKQAVVEKFGLDGTDGPLFCVISRLTDQKGMDLLLQTVDGLVDLGGRLAVLGSGEAYLEDGFRHMTARHPGKVSIANGYNEALSHVMQAGCDAIIIPSRFEPCGLTQLYGLRYGCVPVVSRIGGLADTVIDANPAAIMAEVATGVVFDAGSAHTLYEALRKTVRLYSDDKIWKKIQRRGMKSDVSWDTSAARYADLYASITGLKTNDDPDN; this is translated from the coding sequence ATCGAAGTTCTCTCGGTCGCATCCGAGGTTTATCCGCTGATCAAGACCGGGGGGCTCGCCGATGTGGCGGGCGCCCTGCCGGGTGCGCTGGCGAGCCATGGCGTGACCATGCGCACGCTGGTGCCCGGCTACCCGTCTGTCATGAGCAAGCTCAGCGGCGGTCGGGTGGTGCAGGAGCTGGACGACCTGTTCGGCGTGCCGGCCAAGTTGATCGCCGGGCGGGTCGAAGGGCTCGACGTGATCGTCATCGAAGCCGCGGCCCTCTACGACCGGCCCGGCAACCCCTATGTCAGCCCGGATGGTTGGGACTGGCCTGACAACTGGAAGCGCTTTGCAGCGCTCGGTTGGGTGGCGGCAGAGCTCGGCATGGGCATGGTGGAGGGGTATCGCCCGCACGTGATCCATTGCCACGACTGGCAGGCAGGGCTGGCGCCGGCCTATGTCAAATATGGACCCGTCGATAGCGTGAAGACGGTGATGACGATCCACAACATCGCCTTCAAGGGTTTCTTCGGTCCCGAGATTTTCGGGCAACTGCGACTGCCGCCGCATGCCTTTGGCGTGGGTGGCGTGGAGTTCTATGGCGGCATTTCATATCTGAAGTCGGGTATGGAATGCGCCGACTATGTCACCACCGTCAGCCCCAACTATGCCGACGAAATCCGTACGCCGGAATTCGGCATGGGGCTGGAGGGCCTGCTCAACGGCCGTGCCGATACGGTGGTGGGCATTCTCAATGGTATCGACACCGATGCCTGGAACCCGGCAACCGACACGGCGCTGGTTCAGACCTATTCAGCCAATACGATCCAGGCGCGGCAGGTCAATAAGCAGGCTGTGGTGGAGAAGTTCGGGCTTGATGGCACCGATGGTCCGCTGTTCTGCGTGATCAGCAGGCTGACCGACCAGAAGGGCATGGACCTGCTGCTGCAGACGGTGGACGGGCTGGTCGATCTGGGCGGGCGGCTCGCCGTGCTCGGATCGGGCGAAGCCTATCTCGAGGACGGCTTCCGGCACATGACCGCGCGTCATCCGGGCAAGGTTTCGATCGCCAACGGCTACAACGAAGCGCTGAGCCATGTGATGCAGGCTGGGTGCGACGCGATCATCATCCCGTCCCGCTTCGAGCCCTGCGGCCTGACCCAGCTTTACGGGCTGCGCTATGGCTGCGTTCCGGTGGTGAGCCGCATTGGCGGCTTGGCTGATACGGTGATCGATGCCAATCCGGCGGCCATCATGGCCGAAGTGGCGACAGGCGTGGTGTTCGATGCCGGCTCGGCCCACACGCTCTACGAGGCTCTGCGCAAGACGGTGCGCCTCTACAGCGACGACAAAATCTGGAAGAAAATCCAACGGCGCGGCATGAAGTCGGACGTGTCCTGGGACACCAGCGCCGCGCGCTATGCCGATCTCTATGCCTCCATAACCGGGCTCAAGACCAATGACGATCCAGACAATTAA
- the glgC gene encoding glucose-1-phosphate adenylyltransferase codes for MADYRVPSPLAREAMAYVLAGGRGTRLMELTDRRAKPAVYFGGKSRIIDFALSNAINSGIRRISVATQYQAHSLIRHLGRGWNFLRPERNESFDVLPASQRVREDMWYAGTADAVYQNMDIIEDSGARYIVILAGDHIYKMDYEIMLRQHVDTGADVTIGCLEVPRMEATGFGVMAVDGRDRVIDFVEKPKDPPGIPDKPDTALASMGIYVFETRFLMEQLRRDAATEGSSRDFGKDIIPYIVKNGTAWAHRFPRSCVRSSNEEVSYWRDVGTIDAYWKASIDLTDIKPQLDLYDRDWPIWTYAEITPPAKFVHDFDGRRGSAVNSLVSGDCIISGGHLTKTLLSTGSRVHSYSELHEAVVLPYCDIGRNARLKKVVIDRGVNIPEGLVVGDDPEFDAKWFRRSDEGVTLITQAMINKYLAGR; via the coding sequence ATGGCAGACTACAGAGTACCATCGCCGCTGGCCCGCGAGGCCATGGCCTATGTGCTGGCCGGGGGACGCGGCACGCGACTGATGGAATTGACCGACCGGCGCGCCAAGCCGGCGGTGTATTTCGGCGGCAAGTCGCGCATCATCGATTTCGCGCTATCGAACGCCATCAATTCGGGCATTCGCCGCATCTCGGTGGCGACGCAGTATCAGGCGCACAGCCTCATCCGCCACCTTGGCCGCGGCTGGAATTTCCTGCGCCCGGAGCGTAACGAAAGCTTCGACGTGCTGCCCGCTTCCCAGCGGGTGCGCGAGGACATGTGGTATGCTGGCACGGCCGACGCCGTGTACCAGAACATGGACATCATCGAGGATTCGGGCGCGCGCTACATCGTCATCCTGGCGGGCGACCATATCTACAAGATGGACTACGAAATCATGCTGCGGCAGCACGTGGATACGGGCGCTGACGTGACCATCGGGTGTCTCGAAGTGCCGCGCATGGAAGCGACGGGCTTTGGCGTGATGGCCGTCGATGGCCGCGACCGCGTGATCGATTTCGTCGAGAAGCCCAAGGACCCGCCGGGCATTCCGGACAAGCCGGACACGGCCCTGGCCTCGATGGGCATTTATGTGTTCGAGACGCGTTTCCTGATGGAGCAGCTGCGCCGCGATGCGGCGACCGAAGGTTCGAGCCGGGACTTCGGCAAGGACATCATTCCCTATATCGTCAAGAACGGCACGGCCTGGGCGCATCGCTTCCCGCGGTCCTGCGTGCGGTCGAGCAATGAAGAGGTCAGCTACTGGCGTGACGTCGGCACGATCGATGCGTATTGGAAGGCCTCGATCGACCTCACCGACATCAAGCCGCAGCTCGATCTCTATGACCGCGACTGGCCGATCTGGACCTATGCGGAAATCACCCCGCCGGCCAAGTTCGTGCATGATTTTGACGGGCGGCGCGGTTCGGCGGTCAATTCGCTGGTCTCGGGCGACTGCATTATCTCGGGCGGACATCTGACCAAGACGCTGCTGTCGACGGGGTCGAGGGTGCATTCCTATTCCGAACTGCACGAGGCGGTGGTGCTGCCCTATTGCGATATCGGGCGCAATGCCCGGCTCAAGAAGGTGGTGATCGACCGTGGCGTCAACATTCCCGAAGGGCTGGTGGTTGGCGACGATCCGGAATTCGACGCCAAGTGGTTCCGCCGCAGCGACGAAGGGGTGACGCTGATCACCCAGGCGATGATCAACAAATATCTGGCGGGACGATGA
- the glgB gene encoding 1,4-alpha-glucan branching protein GlgB produces the protein MRVTKEDWQADSREVEAVVAGRHSNPFAFLGLHEINGQWVLRAFVPHAELLTAYALDGKELGHLIPRHAAGFFEGKVAVTKVQPIRYRAKNAGGEWDVYDAYSFGPVLGPMDDYYIGEGSHLRLFDKLGAHEMEFEGIHGTHFAVWAPNASRVSVVGPFNEWDGRRNPMRNRFENGIWEVFIPVLGTGTLYKYEIVSRDGVVQPLKADPFARQSEMRPRTASVVPDPTPFTWTDDKYLEERATRDWRRTPMSIYEVHLGSWRRRPDGGFLTYDQLAEQLVPYAADMGYTHIELLPITEHPFDPSWGYQPTGMYAPTARHGDPAAFARFVNAAHEAGLGVILDWVPAHFPTDAHGLAHFDGTALYEHADPRQGYHPDWNTAIYNFGRKEVVGFLVNNALYWLEKFHLDGLRVDAVASMLYLDYSRQQGQWVPNKHGGNENLEAVEFIRRVNSEAYRLHPGTFMIAEESTSWPGVSHPAYTGGLGFGFKWNMGFMNDTLRFMSREAVHRKYHHNDMTFGAVYAFSENFVLPLSHDEVVHGKGSLLEKMPGDDWQQFANLRAYLAFMWGFPGKKLLFMGQEFAQREEWAEARSLDWYLLDAPMHEGMRRLIADLNVAYRQLPALHERDCEPDGFEWVIGNDHANSVFAWLRKAPESDPILVVSNFTPVPRVGYKIPMPIAGKWVERVNTDAGWYSGSNTGNQGAVTAYAVEGRHWPAEAEVYLPPLSTLYLKFEPV, from the coding sequence GTGCGTGTGACCAAGGAAGACTGGCAAGCCGATTCGCGGGAAGTGGAGGCGGTCGTCGCTGGACGGCACTCCAACCCGTTCGCATTTCTGGGCCTGCACGAGATCAACGGTCAGTGGGTGCTGCGCGCCTTTGTCCCCCATGCCGAACTTCTCACCGCCTATGCGCTCGATGGCAAGGAGCTGGGTCACCTCATTCCACGCCATGCGGCTGGCTTCTTCGAAGGCAAGGTCGCCGTCACCAAGGTGCAGCCGATCCGCTATCGCGCCAAGAATGCCGGTGGCGAATGGGATGTCTATGACGCCTATTCGTTCGGGCCGGTGCTGGGGCCGATGGACGACTACTATATTGGCGAGGGCAGCCACCTGCGCTTGTTCGACAAGCTTGGCGCCCATGAGATGGAGTTCGAGGGCATCCATGGCACGCATTTCGCGGTTTGGGCGCCCAATGCCTCGCGCGTGAGCGTGGTAGGACCGTTCAACGAATGGGACGGGCGGCGCAATCCGATGCGCAACCGCTTCGAGAACGGCATCTGGGAAGTGTTCATCCCGGTGCTGGGCACGGGGACGCTGTACAAATACGAAATCGTCAGCCGCGATGGCGTGGTGCAGCCGCTCAAGGCCGATCCGTTCGCGCGGCAGTCGGAAATGCGGCCGCGGACGGCATCGGTGGTGCCCGATCCGACGCCCTTCACCTGGACGGACGACAAGTATCTCGAAGAGCGGGCGACGCGCGATTGGCGGCGGACGCCGATGTCGATCTACGAGGTGCATCTGGGCAGCTGGCGGCGCAGACCCGATGGCGGGTTCCTGACCTATGACCAGTTGGCCGAGCAGTTGGTGCCCTATGCGGCCGACATGGGCTACACCCATATCGAGCTGCTGCCGATCACTGAGCATCCGTTCGATCCAAGCTGGGGCTATCAGCCCACGGGCATGTATGCGCCAACGGCGCGGCATGGCGATCCGGCAGCGTTTGCGCGGTTCGTGAATGCTGCGCATGAGGCCGGGCTGGGCGTTATCCTCGACTGGGTGCCGGCGCATTTCCCGACTGACGCGCATGGGCTGGCGCATTTCGATGGGACGGCGCTCTACGAGCATGCCGATCCGCGGCAGGGCTACCACCCGGACTGGAACACGGCGATCTACAATTTCGGCCGCAAGGAAGTCGTCGGCTTCCTGGTCAACAACGCGCTCTATTGGCTGGAGAAGTTCCATCTGGATGGGCTGCGTGTCGATGCGGTGGCGTCGATGCTGTACCTCGATTATTCGCGCCAGCAGGGGCAGTGGGTGCCCAACAAGCATGGCGGCAACGAGAATCTGGAGGCGGTGGAGTTCATCCGTCGGGTGAATTCGGAAGCCTATCGGCTGCATCCTGGCACGTTCATGATCGCCGAGGAGTCCACGTCATGGCCTGGCGTCAGCCACCCGGCATACACGGGCGGGCTGGGCTTCGGCTTCAAGTGGAATATGGGTTTCATGAACGACACCCTGCGGTTCATGAGCCGCGAGGCGGTGCATCGGAAGTACCACCACAACGACATGACGTTTGGTGCGGTCTATGCGTTCAGCGAAAACTTCGTGCTGCCGCTGAGCCATGACGAAGTGGTGCATGGCAAGGGTTCGCTGCTGGAGAAGATGCCGGGCGACGACTGGCAGCAATTCGCCAACCTGCGGGCCTATCTCGCCTTCATGTGGGGTTTCCCCGGCAAGAAGCTGCTGTTCATGGGCCAGGAATTTGCGCAACGCGAGGAGTGGGCCGAGGCGCGGTCGCTCGATTGGTACCTGCTCGACGCGCCGATGCATGAGGGCATGCGGCGGCTGATCGCCGACCTCAATGTGGCGTATCGGCAGCTGCCGGCGTTGCATGAGCGCGACTGCGAGCCGGACGGGTTTGAATGGGTGATCGGCAATGATCACGCCAATTCGGTGTTTGCCTGGTTGCGCAAGGCGCCGGAAAGCGACCCGATCCTGGTCGTCTCCAATTTCACGCCAGTGCCACGCGTCGGGTACAAGATACCGATGCCGATCGCCGGCAAGTGGGTAGAGCGGGTCAATACCGATGCCGGTTGGTACTCGGGATCGAACACCGGCAACCAGGGTGCCGTGACGGCCTATGCCGTAGAGGGGCGGCATTGGCCGGCAGAGGCGGAGGTGTATCTGCCGCCGCTATCGACGCTGTATTTGAAGTTCGAGCCGGTGTGA
- a CDS encoding glycogen/starch/alpha-glucan phosphorylase, protein MPQQPIVYDAPTPEPRATTVEAIQAEILERLIYSVGKDPIVARPHDWLAATILAVRDRVMDRWMESSRETWRTSHKRVYYLSLEFLIGRLMRDAMSNVGLIEPVRDALKNLNVDLADLINLEPDAALGNGGLGRLAACFLESMSSVKIPAYGYGIRYVHGLFRQEMSEGWQVELPEEWLAHGNPWEFERRESAYEVGFGGHVEPVTDPDGTLRQEWRPNDHLLAVAYDTPIVGWRGARVNTLRLWSAQPIDPILLDKFNSGDHIGALEESSRAEAITRVLYPADSTAAGQELRLRQEFFFSSASLQDIVRRHLQQYGDLGSLPDKVAIHLNDTHPAISICEMMRILVDDNGIKWADAWKLTKGTFGYTNHTLLPEALESWPVALLERLLPRHMQIIYQINAEVLTDARVRAKFTDAQVANVSLIDENGGRRVRMGQLAFVGSHSINGVSALHTELMKQTVFSDLHKLYPDRINNKTNGITPRRWLMQCNPGLTKLITDRIGPGFLDDIDLLKGLDAHADDPTFQGQFAEVKQANKQRLVKLIKDRLNIVVSPDAMFDVQIKRIHEYKRQLLNIIQAVALYDEIRAHPERDWAPRVKIFAGKAAPGYWNAKLIIKLINDVAKVINNDPAVRGLLKVVFLPNYNVSLAEVIVPAADLSEQISTAGMEASGTGNMKFMANGAITIGTMDGANVEMHTEVGEDNIVIFGLTTEEVNDKRAKSEVPRGAIDASPRLKEALESISSGVFSPDDTNRYRDLIGGLYDHDWFMVARDFDAYVAAQAEVDKIWADKRRWNAMAIRNTASVGFFSSDRTIRQYAKEIWGVATA, encoded by the coding sequence ATGCCGCAACAGCCGATCGTTTACGACGCCCCTACGCCGGAGCCTCGCGCTACCACCGTTGAAGCCATTCAGGCTGAAATTCTCGAACGGCTGATCTATTCGGTCGGCAAGGACCCGATCGTCGCCCGGCCACATGACTGGCTGGCGGCAACGATTCTGGCGGTTCGTGACCGTGTTATGGACCGCTGGATGGAGTCGTCCCGCGAGACATGGCGGACGTCGCACAAGCGCGTCTATTATCTCAGCCTCGAATTCCTGATCGGCCGGCTCATGCGCGATGCGATGAGCAATGTCGGGCTGATCGAGCCGGTGCGCGACGCGCTCAAGAATCTCAATGTCGATCTGGCCGACCTGATCAACCTCGAGCCCGACGCGGCTCTGGGCAATGGTGGCCTCGGGCGTCTGGCGGCATGTTTCCTCGAATCCATGTCGTCGGTGAAGATCCCCGCCTATGGCTATGGCATCCGCTATGTCCACGGGTTGTTCCGCCAGGAAATGAGCGAAGGCTGGCAGGTCGAACTGCCGGAAGAATGGCTGGCGCACGGCAATCCGTGGGAATTCGAACGCCGCGAAAGTGCCTATGAAGTCGGCTTTGGCGGGCATGTCGAGCCGGTGACCGATCCGGACGGTACGCTTCGCCAGGAGTGGCGGCCGAACGATCACCTGTTGGCCGTGGCCTATGACACGCCGATCGTCGGTTGGCGCGGGGCTCGGGTGAACACCCTGCGGTTGTGGAGCGCGCAGCCGATCGACCCGATCCTGCTCGACAAGTTCAACTCGGGCGACCATATCGGCGCACTTGAGGAAAGCTCGCGGGCGGAAGCGATTACGCGGGTGCTCTATCCGGCGGATTCGACGGCGGCCGGGCAGGAATTGCGGCTGCGGCAGGAATTCTTCTTCTCCTCGGCATCGCTGCAGGACATCGTCAGGCGGCATCTGCAGCAGTATGGCGACCTGGGCTCGCTGCCCGACAAGGTGGCCATCCATCTCAACGACACGCATCCGGCGATTTCGATCTGCGAGATGATGCGTATCCTGGTCGATGACAATGGCATCAAGTGGGCCGATGCCTGGAAGCTGACCAAGGGCACGTTCGGCTATACCAACCACACGCTGTTGCCCGAGGCGCTCGAGAGCTGGCCGGTGGCGCTGCTGGAGCGGCTGCTGCCGCGCCACATGCAGATCATCTACCAGATCAACGCCGAGGTGCTGACCGACGCGCGGGTGCGCGCCAAGTTCACCGATGCGCAAGTCGCCAATGTGTCGTTGATCGACGAGAATGGCGGCCGGCGCGTCCGCATGGGGCAGTTGGCATTTGTCGGGTCGCACTCGATCAACGGCGTGTCGGCGCTGCATACGGAACTGATGAAGCAGACCGTGTTCTCCGACCTACACAAGCTCTATCCGGATCGCATCAACAACAAGACCAATGGCATCACGCCGCGGCGCTGGCTGATGCAGTGCAATCCTGGGTTGACCAAGCTGATTACGGACCGGATCGGGCCCGGATTCCTTGATGATATCGACCTGCTGAAGGGGCTCGACGCGCATGCGGATGATCCGACCTTCCAGGGCCAGTTCGCCGAGGTGAAGCAGGCCAACAAGCAGCGGCTGGTGAAGCTGATCAAGGATCGGCTCAATATCGTGGTGTCGCCGGACGCGATGTTCGATGTGCAGATCAAGCGTATCCACGAATACAAGCGCCAGTTGCTGAACATTATCCAAGCCGTTGCGCTGTATGATGAAATCCGTGCGCATCCGGAACGGGATTGGGCGCCGCGCGTTAAGATTTTCGCGGGTAAGGCGGCTCCGGGCTACTGGAACGCCAAGCTCATCATCAAGCTGATCAATGACGTCGCCAAGGTCATCAACAATGACCCGGCGGTGCGTGGGCTGCTCAAGGTGGTGTTCCTGCCCAACTACAATGTGAGCCTTGCGGAAGTCATCGTGCCGGCAGCCGATCTCAGCGAACAGATTTCGACGGCGGGCATGGAAGCTTCGGGCACCGGCAACATGAAGTTCATGGCCAATGGCGCCATCACCATCGGTACGATGGACGGCGCCAATGTGGAAATGCACACGGAAGTGGGGGAAGACAATATCGTGATCTTCGGCCTCACCACCGAGGAAGTGAACGACAAGCGCGCGAAGAGCGAAGTGCCGCGCGGCGCCATCGATGCGTCGCCACGGCTCAAGGAGGCGCTGGAGTCCATTTCGTCCGGCGTGTTCTCGCCTGACGATACGAACCGTTATCGCGACCTGATTGGCGGGCTCTATGACCACGACTGGTTCATGGTCGCCCGGGACTTCGACGCCTATGTCGCGGCCCAGGCAGAGGTCGACAAGATATGGGCCGATAAGCGGCGGTGGAACGCCATGGCGATCCGCAACACGGCCAGTGTCGGATTCTTCTCGTCGGACCGTACAATCCGGCAATACGCAAAAGAAATCTGGGGTGTTGCGACAGCCTAG
- a CDS encoding monovalent cation:proton antiporter-2 (CPA2) family protein — protein sequence MEAAHHGVDLIPVVALLGAAVIGVPLFKRLGLGSVLGYLAAGLLLGPSGLGLINDPESVLTTAELGVVMFLFIIGLEMEPSKLWALRKQIFGLGVIQVASCGALLTGVGVLLGFAPVVAFIFGMGFVLTSTAIVMQILGERGELATDGGQKMVSILLLEDLAIVPLLALVAILAPSSGEEVDMVTRLLSIAAPIGAVLLLIFVGRRIMNPFFALLASTKLREVMTAAALLVVLGAALLFQASGLSMAMGAFLAGVLLSTSTFRHQLEADVEPFRGILLGLFFLAVGMSLDIGIVAASWQIIAISVVAFMLVKAGAIYVIARLLKSSHGDALQRAVLMGQGGEFAFVLYTTAVSAGIIDGPTNAIFTATVIVSMVLTPFFIIGLRYVLPKQAEQSMEGVEEVSGLSGRILIIGFGRFGQIASQPLLALRHSVSIIDNDTEMIRAAAQIGFKVYYGDGTRLDILRAAGAETADLILICSDQKAQTLRIAELVRDEFPLVRVMARAFDRAHAIELVHAGVEYQLREMFESALTFGGQAIRMLGASDEETEEVVDGVRDRDRQRFDLQLSGEDWRNLDRLLISNAQDQARESGVSIPQTAADDAVAKSAHPTQPA from the coding sequence GTGGAAGCGGCCCATCATGGCGTGGATCTGATTCCGGTAGTGGCGCTGCTCGGCGCCGCGGTGATCGGCGTGCCGTTGTTCAAGCGGCTGGGGCTTGGATCGGTGCTAGGCTATCTCGCGGCAGGGCTGCTGCTGGGGCCATCCGGGCTGGGGCTGATCAACGATCCGGAATCGGTACTGACCACGGCGGAACTCGGCGTGGTGATGTTCCTGTTCATCATCGGGCTCGAAATGGAGCCGAGCAAGCTCTGGGCCTTGCGCAAGCAGATATTCGGGCTTGGCGTCATCCAGGTCGCGAGCTGCGGGGCGCTGTTGACCGGCGTTGGCGTGCTGCTGGGATTTGCGCCTGTGGTGGCGTTCATTTTCGGCATGGGCTTCGTGCTGACGTCGACAGCCATCGTCATGCAAATCCTGGGTGAGCGCGGTGAGCTCGCCACGGATGGCGGGCAGAAGATGGTCTCGATCCTGCTGCTCGAAGACCTCGCCATCGTGCCGCTCTTGGCCCTGGTGGCGATCCTAGCGCCGAGCAGTGGCGAAGAGGTCGACATGGTCACGCGGCTGCTCAGCATTGCCGCGCCGATCGGCGCCGTACTGCTGTTGATCTTTGTTGGCCGTCGAATCATGAACCCGTTCTTTGCGCTGCTGGCCTCGACCAAGCTGCGCGAGGTGATGACGGCAGCGGCGCTGCTGGTGGTGCTCGGTGCCGCATTGCTGTTCCAGGCCAGCGGATTGTCGATGGCCATGGGTGCGTTCCTGGCAGGTGTGCTGCTGTCGACCTCGACCTTCCGGCATCAACTGGAGGCTGATGTGGAGCCGTTCCGCGGTATTCTGCTGGGGCTGTTCTTCCTGGCGGTCGGCATGTCGCTTGATATCGGAATCGTGGCCGCGAGCTGGCAAATCATTGCGATCAGCGTGGTGGCATTCATGCTGGTCAAGGCTGGAGCGATCTATGTGATCGCGCGGCTGCTGAAATCGAGCCACGGCGACGCGCTGCAGCGGGCGGTGCTGATGGGGCAGGGCGGCGAGTTCGCCTTCGTGCTCTACACCACGGCGGTTTCTGCGGGGATCATCGATGGGCCAACCAATGCGATCTTCACCGCAACGGTGATCGTCTCGATGGTGTTGACGCCGTTCTTCATCATCGGTTTGCGCTATGTGCTGCCCAAGCAGGCGGAGCAGTCGATGGAGGGTGTTGAAGAGGTCAGTGGGCTCTCGGGCCGCATTCTCATTATCGGCTTTGGGCGTTTCGGGCAGATTGCCAGCCAGCCGCTGCTGGCTTTACGGCATTCGGTTTCCATCATCGACAACGATACCGAGATGATACGCGCTGCAGCGCAGATCGGCTTCAAGGTTTACTACGGCGATGGTACGCGACTGGATATCCTGCGGGCCGCGGGCGCGGAGACAGCCGATCTGATTTTGATCTGTTCGGACCAGAAGGCTCAAACGCTGCGAATTGCCGAACTGGTGCGCGACGAATTTCCGCTGGTGCGGGTCATGGCGCGCGCCTTTGATCGCGCCCATGCCATCGAGCTGGTGCATGCCGGGGTGGAATATCAGCTGCGAGAGATGTTCGAATCGGCGCTGACGTTTGGTGGTCAGGCGATCAGGATGCTGGGGGCCAGCGATGAGGAAACTGAAGAGGTGGTCGATGGTGTTCGTGATCGAGATCGCCAGCGGTTCGACCTGCAATTGTCGGGCGAGGACTGGCGTAACCTGGATCGGCTGCTGATCAGCAATGCTCAGGATCAGGCGCGCGAAAGCGGTGTTTCGATTCCGCAGACTGCAGCCGACGACGCCGTGGCCAAGAGTGCGCACCCCACGCAGCCGGCATAA
- a CDS encoding AI-2E family transporter — MARAVKVAAAPEDMSESQFERVTGNASRIAMIFVGFLALLVALQVGQVFLAPVTLAIVIGLMFGPVADRVERFGVPPALSAGVVVLMLIGVIAAGVTLFAVPLSEWVARAPLIWNKLQLQLENLQGPLQALSAFQEQISGIFGSTNAMAVTVEDGGQVISLAMLAPAILAQVLIFLASLYFFVATRGHIRISVLSLCVSRRMRWRTAHVFRDVEQKVSRFLLSITFINACVGCAVSLAMWAIGMPSPILWGALAAVLNYIPYVGQGVMVLVLLAVGLGTQTGLENILLPVGCYVAINFIEGQIVTPHFIGRTMTLNPFIIFLSITFWLWAWGPVGGLVAVPTLLIATSVLAHMLPSKPMVPSKPVRRTRNMTARQELLANTAKAIREQAEDAEKPNEKRKEERFEPPEGTAPSGVETAA, encoded by the coding sequence ATGGCACGCGCAGTCAAAGTAGCGGCGGCACCTGAAGACATGAGCGAAAGCCAGTTCGAGCGCGTGACAGGCAATGCCTCGCGCATCGCCATGATATTTGTCGGCTTTCTCGCGCTGCTGGTGGCGCTGCAGGTCGGGCAGGTGTTCCTGGCGCCCGTCACACTCGCCATTGTCATCGGGCTGATGTTCGGGCCGGTAGCCGATAGGGTCGAACGGTTCGGCGTTCCGCCGGCTTTATCCGCCGGTGTGGTCGTATTGATGCTGATCGGCGTCATCGCGGCCGGCGTGACCCTGTTCGCGGTGCCGCTGTCCGAATGGGTGGCGCGTGCGCCGCTGATCTGGAACAAGCTGCAGTTGCAACTGGAAAATCTGCAGGGGCCGCTCCAGGCGCTGAGCGCCTTCCAGGAGCAGATTTCCGGCATTTTCGGCAGCACCAATGCCATGGCCGTGACGGTGGAAGATGGCGGGCAGGTGATCAGCCTCGCCATGCTGGCGCCAGCTATCCTGGCGCAGGTGCTGATCTTTCTGGCCAGCCTCTATTTCTTCGTGGCAACGCGCGGACATATCCGCATCTCGGTGCTGTCGCTGTGTGTCAGCCGGCGCATGCGGTGGCGCACGGCGCATGTATTCCGCGATGTGGAGCAGAAGGTTAGCCGGTTCCTGCTGTCGATCACCTTCATCAATGCCTGTGTCGGCTGCGCGGTTTCGCTGGCCATGTGGGCCATCGGCATGCCCTCGCCCATCCTGTGGGGCGCGTTGGCGGCGGTACTGAATTATATCCCCTATGTGGGGCAAGGCGTGATGGTGCTGGTGTTGCTGGCTGTCGGGCTGGGAACGCAGACGGGGCTGGAGAATATCCTGTTGCCGGTGGGGTGCTATGTGGCCATCAACTTCATTGAGGGCCAGATCGTCACGCCGCACTTTATCGGGCGGACGATGACGTTGAATCCGTTCATTATTTTCCTCTCGATCACCTTCTGGCTGTGGGCCTGGGGGCCGGTGGGCGGCCTGGTGGCGGTGCCGACGCTACTGATCGCGACATCCGTGCTGGCCCATATGCTGCCCAGCAAGCCGATGGTGCCCAGCAAGCCGGTGCGGCGGACGCGGAATATGACGGCGCGGCAGGAATTGCTGGCCAATACGGCCAAGGCTATCCGCGAGCAGGCGGAAGATGCTGAAAAACCGAACGAAAAGCGCAAGGAAGAGCGGTTTGAGCCGCCCGAGGGAACCGCGCCGAGCGGGGTGGAGACGGCGGCGTAG